One stretch of Harmonia axyridis chromosome 1, icHarAxyr1.1, whole genome shotgun sequence DNA includes these proteins:
- the LOC123670564 gene encoding uncharacterized protein LOC123670564 translates to MFGNQIKFGLLLILLIGLRLGRPRVLTRRSISDESVTRYLTERICVWNEVCKEEFQIHFKCKCPEFFFCRAPGRYYNAFCSMTGTGYIWMQPSFQAADI, encoded by the exons ATGTTCGGCAATCAAATTAAG TTTGGCCTGTTGTTGATTCTGTTAATTGGTTTGAGATTGGGTCGTCCTAGAGTGTTAACAAGGAGAAGCATTTCTGACGAATCTGTGACTAGATACTTGACCGAG agaattTGTGTTTGGAACGAAGTATGCAAGGAAGAATTTCAGAttcatttcaaatgtaaatGTCCAGAGTTCTTCTTTTGTAGGGCACCAGGAAGGTATTACAATGCATTTTGTTCAATGACTGGCACAGGATACATCTGGATGCAGCCTAGTTTCCAAGCTGCAGATATTTGA
- the LOC123670563 gene encoding zinc transporter ZIP3-like, with protein MSSLIATKVVVAVLFGIIRFISGILPIKIHCFLKKWEGGEDGVNFINDRRHAQVTCVMACCQSFGGGVLFATCFLHMMPEVYYSVEQLKKYGHLNTRYPMSQLTISCGFFLIYFLEELSHWFISKVPADSIKKSELSTNRVSPVENGITKTAFTTLAKENYINQNQAVIPYNGSSFIDPDISNRNTRASSPSISEKSVHSRINQDIDDLKEAKELETMLNNVGPKSQQQIIRCILVELALSLHAIFEGLAIGLQSSVGNIWYLFTAVSIHSATILFCIGVELVLAKTKKSVMIFHFFILAIASPFGVFVGLLITLRSNMDTEIRSAAVILLEGLSAGTILYITFFEVLNREKERRVYRFRRALFIVGGFILMALLKCGETYL; from the coding sequence ATGTCAAGTCTGATAGCAACCAAAGTAGTTGTAGCGGTATTGTTTGGGATCATCAGATTCATCTCCGGTATATTaccaataaaaattcattgttttttgaaaaaatgggaGGGAGGTGAAGATGGTGTCAACTTCATAAACGACAGGCGACATGCTCAAGTTACTTGTGTAATGGCTTGCTGCCAATCTTTTGGTGGAGGCGTTTTATTCGCAACTTGCTTCTTACACATGATGCCAGAAGTGTACTATTCGGTAGagcaattgaaaaaatatggacATTTGAATACACGGTATCCTATGAGTCAATTAACTATATCCTGTGGTTTCTTCCTGATATACTTTCTGGAGGAATTGTCTCACTGGTTTATCAGTAAAGTTCCAGcagattccataaaaaaatcagaaCTTTCCACGAATAGAGTGTCTCCAGTTGAGAATGGAATTACTAAAACAGCCTTTACGACTCTAGCAAAAGAAAACTATATCAATCAAAATCAAGCAGTTATTCCTTACAACGGCTCTAGTTTCATAGATCCAGACATTTCAAATAGAAATACAAGGGCATCATCCCCATCAATATCAGAAAAAAGTGTGCATTCAAGAATAAATCAGGATATAGATGATCTTAAGGAGGCGAAAGAACTGGAGACAATGTTGAATAATGTAGGACCTAAATCGCAGCAGCAAATCATTAGATGTATTCTCGTCGAACTGGCTCTTTCCCTTCATGCAATTTTTGAAGGTCTAGCTATTGGCTTACAAAGTTCTGTGGGAAATATATGGTATCTCTTCACAGCAGTTTCAATCCATTCAGCTACTATCCTTTTTTGTATCGGTGTTGAATTAGTCCTAGCTAAAACTAAGAAGAGTGTGatgatatttcatttctttatattaGCCATTGCTAGTCCGTTTGGTGTGTTTGTTGGTCTACTGATTACTTTGAGATCTAATATGGATACAGAAATCAGATCTGCTGCTGTTATTCTACTGGAGGGATTATCAGCAggtacaattttatatataacTTTCTTTGAAGTTTTGAATAGAGAAAAAGAAAGACGAGTTTATAGATTTAGAAGAGCACTTTTTATTGTGGGAGGATTTATTTTAATGGCTTTATTGAAATGTGGGGAAACATATCTGTga